The sequence below is a genomic window from Patescibacteria group bacterium.
GAAGCCGAAGAATTATTAGATTTAAAAGAGATTAATGTTATTCGGCCGGCTAATTATCCGCCTGAGACACCGGGTCCGGAAGCCAAAATCCTAGATATTGAAGGAAATAAGGTACTTATGGTAAACTTAATGGGCCGGGTCTTCATGAAGGAAGACTTTGACTGCCCTTTTCGTAAATTTGATCAGGTTTATAAAAAGTATAAAAAAGAAGAAGCAATTATTATAGTAGATTTTCACGCCGAGGCTACTTCGGAAAAAATAGCCTTTGGTCATTTTACAGATGGACGGGCTACGGCTGTGGTCGGGACTCACACTCATGTGCCAACAGCTGATAATCAAATTTTAAAAGAAGGCACTGGTTATATTTCCGACATTGGTATGGTTGGGGTTAAAAGTAGTGTTATCGGAGTGGATAAGGAAAACGTCATCAAAATGTTTAAAAGCCAAAGGCCTCTGCGCCATGAAATACCGGAAGATAAGGAAATTCAGGTTAATGCAGTTTATCTGGAAATTGACACCAAAAGCAAAAAAGTCAAGAAAATCGAGCGAGTAGATAAATTTATTAAAATTTAAATATAATTAACAAAGGAGATATAAAAAATATGAATAAAGCAAAGCTTTGCGAAAAATTAGCCGAAAGAGTTGGTATAACCAAAAAACAGTGTGAAGATGTAATGGATACTTTTGAGGAAATTACTATTGAAGAGCTGAAAAAAGGTGAAACAGTCACTTTAACCGGTTTTGGCACTTTTCGCGCTCGCAAAAGAGAATCCCGCATGGGAGTTAACCCGCAAAATCCTTCCGAGAAAATTCGTATTCCGACCGTGATTGTACCCAAGTTCAAGGCTGGTAAAAAACTGAAAGATTCTCTTAAAGAAGAAAGTCCTGAAGAAAATTCTGAAGAAACTCCGTCATCTCCAGAGCAGGAATAAATATAGATTTAAAAAAGCATAATAAAAAATCCTCTTTATAAAATAAAGGGGGTTTTTTTATAAGCGTTGAAAACGTCTAATCGCTTCGCTTGTTGAAGGTGTTCAAGACGCCTTAATATTATTAGAGAATTTTTATCAATTCGTCACGGCTCGGAGCAAACGGAGCGGAAAAATTTCACTAAAACATTCACAAAGATCTTTCCTCTATAATAGTGGCGTAAAGAAAATAGACCGGACTAAAGTCCGTATGAAAATAATATTTTCTTTTTTCCTAGCCACTTTCCTGCCCGACAACGGCTTCGCCGTTAGGCGAAGACAGGCGGGAGTGGCGTACTCATGAAATAGAAAATAAGGTTATACCGACGCCCCCCTTTTACCACTTCGTCCGATCATTAAAGAGTAGATGTCAGTCGCGACTGACATCTACGGATAGCAGGCCGCATGGAGAAATCCTGTTAAATTAACCATAAGGTTCTCTCCACTTGGGTCGAGAGGGGATAGTAATGGTTAAACCTTGTCGGCAAACTTTTTTTAGTAAAAGCTCCAAAGGAAAACTTCGCCCTAAATTATGAAAGGAAAATAGCTGGTTTGCCGTAGGCGCGGATAAAGGCTTGACCCCTTCTTTTCACAAAAGGCGATGGCTTGACCCAGGCTAACTTTAGCGCTAGAGTAAAAGAGAAATAATATTCTAAAAATATTATGAATAGAGAAAGAGAAAAAGGAATTGATTTTGAAAAGCAACAAAGGCTTTTTGAAATAGAAAAAGAAGTGGCAGAGATGGAAGATAATCTGGGCAAAGAAATAGATCCGGGTATCCGCGAAACTTTGGTTTCTGTTAAAGCCCACGATTTACCGACTTCTCAGTCCTGCGAAGGCCATAATCATCGGGGCGAAGCTTTGCCCTGGATCCAGATAGAAAATCCAGCCCCGGCTGGTTGGGAGGAAGATGATAATAAAAAAGAGCTTTGGTGCCGGTGGAATAAAAGGGATGCCGATAAATTACAGATTTTATTAGATGAATGGTATGAGGAAAGAAATAAACAGGGGCAAGAAGTTCGAGATAAACTAAAATTAGATTTAATGCCAATAAGCCAGTATCAAGCGGTCAGGCTAGAGCCAAAAGCCCAAGCTGAAATTTCCGGTAAAGGCAAAGTTACCAAAAAAATGAAAAAAGAAAGGGAAAAACAAGACCTTGAGCCTTATAAAAAAGAGATGAAGGATTTTGGGCAGTGGTTAAGAAATAAGTTTTTAGAAGAATAATATTACACGGCTTTTTAAGGCGGTTTTTGTTTGCTTGCAAGCCGTAGCCTTGGCGAAGGCTTGACCCATGCTAACTTTAGCGCTAAACTAAAGGGGGTTTATTTTTAGCTTTAAACTAAAAAATACTAATTATTAATTCTAATTAAATGGCAATTTTCGACAAATTAAAATCAATAGGAAGTGTTTTAAAAGAGGCAAATAAAATTGAAGAGTATAAACAAATTATTGAAATTCAACAAGAGTTATTAAATCTTACACAAAAAAATGCGAGTCTAATTGATAAAAATAAAAACTTAAAAGAAAAACTAAAGCTTAAAGAAAAAATAGTATTTGAATACGACTCTTATTGGACAGTGGAAGAAGGAAGTAAAAAGGGCCCTTACTGTACTGCCTGCTGGGATAATAAAAATAAATTAATCAGGTTACAAAGTTCTAAAACTGGATATCGTCGTTGCCCTATTTGTGACAATGTTTTTAATGTTGGTTTTCCAAATCGATAAAATTAAATTAAAAATTACAATCATCTAGTAAAGCGAGAAAATAAATATGTCTTTAGAAAAAATATATAGTAATTTTATTTTTTATAATATACAGTAGCTTAATAACTATTTTAAAAGTAATAAATGGTTAATTGAGTTATTAGCTTTAATTTATGTTGTGCAAACATTTTTTTATTCAGCAGATATTGAGAATTTTGATAATAATATACTTTCA
It includes:
- a CDS encoding TIGR00282 family metallophosphoesterase — translated: MKLKIVFFGDIIGKPGRLALKKLLPELKKELKPHLIVANAENLAHGVGITAKTLEEMKEAGVDFFTSGNHIFDKKEAEELLDLKEINVIRPANYPPETPGPEAKILDIEGNKVLMVNLMGRVFMKEDFDCPFRKFDQVYKKYKKEEAIIIVDFHAEATSEKIAFGHFTDGRATAVVGTHTHVPTADNQILKEGTGYISDIGMVGVKSSVIGVDKENVIKMFKSQRPLRHEIPEDKEIQVNAVYLEIDTKSKKVKKIERVDKFIKI
- a CDS encoding HU family DNA-binding protein, producing MNKAKLCEKLAERVGITKKQCEDVMDTFEEITIEELKKGETVTLTGFGTFRARKRESRMGVNPQNPSEKIRIPTVIVPKFKAGKKLKDSLKEESPEENSEETPSSPEQE